From Enterococcus wangshanyuanii, the proteins below share one genomic window:
- a CDS encoding L-ribulose-5-phosphate 3-epimerase produces the protein MTTLGIYEKALPKNISWLERLQLAKKLGFDFVEMSIDETDQRLQRLDWTKEERQEIRVAIEETGIQILSICLSGHRRFPFGSQDKEKRSQALILMEKAVDLASDLGIRTIQLAGYDVYYEEKTVTSRAFFIENLKKAVAIAAAKEVVLSIEIMDDPFINSITKFLKIKEQIRSPYLQVYPDLGNLSAWSENDVGYELALGIDQITCIHLKDTLAVTETFSGKFKEVPFGSGCVDFLGCLKTLKQLEYNGPFLVEMWSETSETPEKEIEQAKNFLIPYLKEAGY, from the coding sequence ATGACGACTCTGGGCATTTATGAAAAAGCTCTTCCAAAAAATATTAGCTGGTTAGAACGTTTACAGCTCGCTAAAAAATTAGGCTTCGATTTTGTTGAAATGTCGATCGATGAGACGGATCAACGACTGCAACGATTGGACTGGACGAAAGAGGAGCGACAAGAAATCAGAGTAGCTATTGAAGAAACTGGTATTCAGATTCTTTCGATTTGCTTAAGTGGTCATCGGCGATTTCCTTTTGGTTCCCAGGATAAGGAAAAACGTTCACAGGCACTTATTTTGATGGAAAAAGCAGTTGATTTGGCATCTGACTTAGGAATCCGTACGATTCAATTAGCGGGCTACGATGTTTACTATGAAGAAAAAACAGTAACTTCAAGAGCTTTTTTTATTGAAAATTTGAAAAAAGCAGTAGCGATCGCCGCTGCAAAAGAAGTTGTCTTGTCTATTGAGATCATGGATGATCCGTTTATCAATTCAATTACTAAGTTTCTAAAGATCAAGGAGCAAATTCGCTCGCCGTATCTGCAAGTGTATCCAGATTTAGGTAATTTGTCAGCTTGGTCGGAAAATGATGTTGGGTATGAATTGGCGCTCGGTATCGACCAGATTACTTGTATCCATTTAAAGGATACCCTTGCTGTAACAGAAACATTTTCAGGTAAATTTAAAGAAGTTCCTTTTGGCAGCGGATGTGTCGATTTTTTAGGTTGTTTAAAGACGTTGAAACAACTAGAGTATAATGGGCCATTTCTAGTCGAAATGTGGAGTGAAACAAGTGAAACGCCTGAAAAAGAGATCGAGCAGGCGAAAAACTTTCTTATTCCATATTTGAAGGAGGCAGGATATTAA
- a CDS encoding 3-keto-L-gulonate-6-phosphate decarboxylase UlaD, producing the protein MTRPNLQIALDHSDLPNALKDVKEVGDIVDILEVGTILCLQAGEEAIRCIRALYPNKKVVADTKCADAGGTVAANCRMAGADWMTVICCATVPTMSAAAKEIEEVQVELYGDWTYEQAQKWLDAGISQAIYHQSRDALLAGETWGEKDLVKVKRLIEMGFRVSVTGGLTVETLQLFEGIDVYTFITGRGITGAEKPKEAAQAFQDEIRRIWG; encoded by the coding sequence ATGACGAGACCAAATTTGCAAATTGCTTTGGATCATTCTGATTTGCCAAATGCATTAAAAGATGTAAAAGAAGTAGGAGATATTGTAGATATCTTAGAAGTAGGGACGATTTTGTGTTTGCAGGCAGGAGAAGAAGCCATTCGTTGTATTCGAGCATTATATCCGAATAAAAAAGTTGTGGCAGATACTAAATGTGCTGATGCCGGTGGAACCGTTGCTGCTAACTGTCGCATGGCTGGTGCAGACTGGATGACAGTGATTTGTTGTGCAACAGTGCCAACCATGTCCGCTGCTGCAAAAGAGATAGAAGAAGTTCAGGTCGAGCTCTATGGAGATTGGACATATGAGCAAGCACAAAAATGGCTTGATGCTGGAATTTCACAAGCAATTTATCATCAAAGCCGAGATGCCCTTTTAGCGGGTGAAACTTGGGGCGAAAAAGACTTAGTAAAAGTCAAGCGATTGATTGAAATGGGCTTTCGTGTTTCAGTGACAGGCGGATTAACTGTCGAAACACTGCAATTATTTGAAGGAATTGATGTATATACTTTTATCACAGGACGGGGAATTACGGGAGCTGAGAAACCGAAAGAGGCTGCTCAAGCATTTCAAGATGAAATCAGACGTATTTGGGGGTGA
- a CDS encoding PTS sugar transporter subunit IIB produces the protein MRVLVSCANGSGTSLMMKKSVEKALKELGFRITNIHHCAISEGKSTAGQYDVVFCPMNFLNMFEDAKKKGITVVGVKNVMSAKEISERVQETDLAAKFK, from the coding sequence ATGAGAGTATTAGTATCGTGTGCAAATGGATCTGGAACAAGTTTAATGATGAAAAAAAGTGTGGAAAAAGCATTAAAAGAATTAGGATTTAGAATCACAAATATTCATCATTGTGCAATCTCAGAAGGGAAAAGTACTGCTGGTCAATATGACGTTGTTTTTTGTCCAATGAATTTTTTAAATATGTTTGAAGATGCTAAGAAAAAAGGAATCACTGTTGTAGGAGTAAAAAATGTAATGTCCGCAAAAGAAATCAGTGAGCGTGTTCAGGAAACAGATTTAGCAGCTAAATTCAAATAA
- a CDS encoding PTS ascorbate transporter subunit IIC: MKQVLDFLLGIWDYFAANILTQPAFLIGFIVLLGYILLKKPIYESIAGFLKATVGYLILTVGSGGLVNNFRPILVGLKERFDLDAMVIDPYFGQNAVTAGIEETFGRTFSDTMILLLIAFVMNILLVRFKKYTKLRAVFTTGNVQIQQAATAFWILLFCFPSLGQLPILLIMGLILGCYWAVGSNLTVDITQDLTEGAGFAIAHQQMFGVYIFARLAEKMKKDKNNRKLEDVQLPGFLSIFNENMVATSILMLFFFGIILIVLGPAYLIEAGFMVEGQSFLFYILQTALYFAVYLAILQLGVRTFVSELTESFQGISNTLLPGAVPGIDVAATFGFGSPNAVTIGFLFGALGQFITIGLLILFKSPTVVIAGFIPLFFDNAVIAVYANNRGGFKAACLFPFISGVIQVLGSALIASFIGLSQYGGYIGMFDWATVWPIMTIVMKYLGYFGIALVVVALLAIPQLQYRANPKGYFLIAEDYDEYVKEMSTKNA; the protein is encoded by the coding sequence ATGAAACAGGTGTTGGATTTTCTATTAGGGATTTGGGACTATTTTGCAGCGAATATTTTGACTCAGCCAGCCTTTTTGATTGGATTTATTGTTCTATTAGGCTATATCTTGTTGAAAAAACCAATCTATGAAAGTATTGCTGGGTTTTTAAAAGCTACTGTAGGGTACCTGATCCTAACAGTCGGTTCTGGAGGACTTGTTAATAACTTTCGTCCGATCCTTGTAGGGTTAAAGGAACGTTTTGATCTTGATGCGATGGTCATCGATCCTTATTTTGGACAAAACGCAGTGACTGCCGGTATTGAAGAAACATTCGGACGAACCTTTAGTGATACGATGATTTTGCTGCTGATTGCTTTTGTCATGAATATTTTATTAGTCCGTTTTAAGAAGTATACAAAATTACGGGCAGTCTTTACGACTGGAAATGTTCAGATTCAACAAGCGGCTACTGCATTTTGGATTTTATTGTTTTGTTTTCCGAGTTTAGGACAACTGCCGATTCTATTGATCATGGGTCTTATATTAGGCTGTTATTGGGCAGTCGGTTCTAATCTGACAGTAGATATTACACAAGATTTAACAGAAGGAGCAGGTTTTGCAATCGCACATCAACAGATGTTTGGTGTTTATATTTTCGCCCGACTTGCTGAAAAAATGAAGAAAGATAAAAATAATCGCAAACTGGAAGATGTTCAATTGCCTGGATTCTTATCGATTTTCAATGAAAATATGGTTGCAACATCTATTTTGATGCTGTTTTTCTTCGGAATTATTTTAATTGTTTTAGGTCCTGCGTATTTGATAGAAGCTGGTTTTATGGTTGAAGGACAAAGTTTTCTTTTCTATATTCTACAAACCGCACTGTACTTTGCTGTTTATTTAGCTATTTTACAATTAGGTGTGCGGACGTTTGTTTCAGAGCTGACAGAATCTTTCCAAGGGATTTCCAACACGTTACTTCCGGGAGCAGTTCCAGGAATCGATGTTGCGGCAACCTTTGGATTTGGCTCGCCGAATGCCGTAACGATCGGTTTTCTATTTGGTGCGTTAGGTCAGTTTATCACGATTGGTCTATTGATTTTATTCAAGTCACCGACCGTCGTTATCGCTGGTTTTATTCCGCTATTTTTTGATAATGCAGTAATTGCAGTCTACGCAAACAATCGCGGCGGGTTCAAAGCCGCTTGCCTGTTTCCGTTTATCTCAGGTGTGATTCAAGTTCTGGGATCTGCACTGATTGCTTCATTTATTGGACTTTCCCAATACGGCGGATATATCGGCATGTTTGACTGGGCAACGGTTTGGCCGATCATGACGATCGTGATGAAGTATCTAGGTTATTTTGGTATTGCTTTGGTCGTAGTTGCACTGCTGGCTATCCCGCAACTCCAATATCGTGCAAATCCAAAAGGTTACTTCCTGATTGCGGAAGATTATGACGAATATGTAAAAGAAATGAGCACAAAAAATGCGTAA
- a CDS encoding PTS sugar transporter subunit IIA, whose translation MLKYFYENDLIRFCEERPSNWQEAVILSCQTLIEKEIITQQYVDEIVDCVNKYGPYIVIVPGVAMPHSSEDSQGVLGTAISFTKMKYEVVFEEGNPEKNARLFFTLAAKNSEEHVENISKLSEMLMTDGLIDALMEIETIADYEKVMMTFGM comes from the coding sequence ATGTTAAAGTATTTTTATGAGAACGACTTAATTCGATTTTGCGAAGAACGTCCTTCAAATTGGCAAGAAGCAGTTATCCTTAGCTGTCAGACATTGATAGAAAAAGAAATCATCACTCAGCAATATGTGGATGAAATCGTAGATTGTGTAAATAAATATGGCCCCTATATTGTAATAGTTCCCGGCGTGGCAATGCCTCATTCTTCAGAAGATAGTCAAGGGGTTTTGGGAACAGCAATCTCATTTACAAAAATGAAGTATGAAGTTGTGTTTGAAGAGGGAAATCCAGAAAAAAATGCCCGTTTATTTTTCACATTAGCTGCCAAAAATAGTGAAGAGCATGTAGAAAATATCTCTAAGTTGTCTGAGATGTTGATGACGGATGGGTTGATCGATGCACTGATGGAAATTGAGACGATTGCAGATTATGAGAAGGTAATGATGACGTTCGGTATGTAG
- the ulaG gene encoding L-ascorbate 6-phosphate lactonase has translation MATIHDVTKESWILSTFPEWGTYLNEEIEQEQVAVGSVSMWWLGCTGIWLKSHEGTNILCDLWCGTGKRSHGNGKMKKGHQMMRMSGCEKMQPNLRTQPFVIDPFAVKNVDALVVTHIHSDHLDINTAAAVHQNCPEARFIGPQEVVNTWLKWGIPKEKTTIVKPGDRVSVKDIEIVALEAFDRTALVTCEDPEVILKGKIPQDMDLIAVNYLFETSGGNIYHAGDSHYSNLFAKHGNEHKIDVCLGAYGENPRGITDKVTSVDMLRMAESLNAKVVIPVHYDIWANFMADPKEITEIWKFKKDRLNYQFKPFIWQVGGKFTYPNDKDKLEFNFYRGFDDVFTTENDTPFPSFL, from the coding sequence ATGGCAACGATTCATGATGTAACGAAGGAAAGCTGGATTTTAAGTACGTTCCCAGAGTGGGGCACATACTTAAATGAGGAAATCGAGCAAGAGCAAGTGGCCGTAGGCAGTGTTTCTATGTGGTGGCTGGGGTGTACAGGGATTTGGTTGAAATCTCATGAAGGAACAAACATTTTATGTGATTTATGGTGCGGAACAGGCAAACGATCACATGGCAACGGAAAGATGAAAAAGGGACATCAAATGATGCGTATGAGTGGGTGTGAGAAGATGCAGCCTAACTTAAGAACACAACCATTTGTGATCGATCCATTTGCAGTCAAAAATGTAGATGCATTGGTCGTGACACATATCCATTCAGATCATTTAGATATCAATACGGCAGCGGCTGTTCATCAAAATTGTCCTGAAGCGCGCTTTATTGGACCACAGGAAGTTGTGAACACCTGGTTGAAATGGGGCATTCCAAAAGAGAAGACGACGATCGTAAAACCAGGCGACCGAGTATCAGTCAAAGATATAGAAATTGTTGCGTTGGAGGCGTTTGACCGTACAGCTCTAGTAACTTGCGAAGATCCGGAAGTAATCTTAAAAGGAAAAATACCGCAGGATATGGACTTGATCGCAGTCAATTATTTATTTGAAACAAGCGGTGGAAACATCTATCATGCCGGTGATTCTCATTACTCTAATTTATTTGCAAAGCATGGGAATGAACATAAAATCGATGTTTGCTTAGGTGCTTATGGAGAAAATCCTCGCGGTATTACAGATAAAGTAACTTCTGTGGATATGCTGCGAATGGCTGAGTCATTGAATGCAAAGGTTGTGATCCCAGTACATTATGATATATGGGCAAACTTTATGGCTGATCCAAAAGAAATCACCGAGATTTGGAAGTTCAAGAAAGATCGCTTAAATTATCAATTTAAGCCGTTCATCTGGCAGGTTGGAGGAAAGTTTACTTATCCAAATGATAAAGACAAGCTAGAATTTAATTTCTATCGTGGCTTTGACGATGTATTTACGACAGAGAATGATACTCCATTTCCATCATTTTTATAA
- a CDS encoding DeoR/GlpR family DNA-binding transcription regulator: protein MKSSHTMIKERRDALLDLLHKNTRLQVKEISQSLNVSEITVRRDLTALEKMGLVKRAHGTAEIVNKIGTEDHNEEIEVLKNAIAKKAAEFVAEGNTLFINTGSTALSALKHLEDKRVTIVSNNVKVANLDHNPNSTVILSGGEVRFPKEALVGDIAIESFSKMSSDISIIGCSGLSIENGITTPVLHEAKINSLIIERTNGLVIVVADYRKIGVSSNFTSGHIKDINYLITDTFASPAVIREIEKQGVQVIQVEV from the coding sequence ATGAAAAGTTCACATACAATGATCAAAGAACGTCGCGATGCATTACTCGATCTACTACATAAGAATACTCGCTTACAGGTAAAAGAAATCAGTCAGTCACTTAACGTGTCAGAAATTACCGTCCGACGTGATCTCACTGCTTTAGAAAAAATGGGACTTGTAAAACGAGCCCACGGAACAGCTGAAATCGTTAATAAAATCGGAACAGAGGATCATAATGAAGAAATTGAGGTTTTAAAAAATGCGATCGCTAAAAAAGCGGCTGAATTTGTAGCTGAGGGCAATACATTGTTCATAAACACTGGTTCAACTGCTTTATCCGCTTTAAAACATTTGGAAGATAAACGCGTGACGATCGTCAGTAATAATGTCAAAGTAGCGAATCTTGATCATAATCCGAATTCAACTGTGATTTTATCTGGCGGTGAAGTTCGTTTTCCTAAAGAAGCTTTAGTCGGAGATATCGCAATTGAGTCGTTTTCAAAAATGTCATCAGATATTTCGATCATTGGCTGTTCTGGTTTGAGTATTGAAAATGGAATCACTACCCCGGTTTTACATGAAGCGAAAATCAATTCCTTAATCATCGAACGGACAAACGGTTTAGTCATCGTTGTTGCAGACTATCGAAAAATCGGTGTTTCTTCAAACTTTACCAGCGGGCACATCAAAGATATCAATTATTTGATTACAGACACCTTTGCCTCCCCTGCAGTCATTCGTGAGATCGAAAAGCAAGGGGTACAAGTCATTCAAGTTGAAGTCTGA
- a CDS encoding LysR family transcriptional regulator, with translation MRIKQLDYIIKIVELGSVNEAAKHLFITQPSLSNAVKELEQEMGIQIFQRTQKGMVLTTEGTEFLAYARQILEQVDLLEEKYKGTDRRRRLFSVSAQHYAFAVHAFVQLIRSYEENEYEFTFRETQTNNIIEDVSTFHSELGILYLNAFNEKVIRKLLKEKQLAFHPLFLAEPHVFVSKKNPLVGKKSVTLADLEDFPYLSFEQGRVNSFHFSEEILSTLYHKKSIRVSDRATLFNFLIGLDGYTISSGVLSRELNDENIVALPLEVDETMELGWIHPIQKSLSPMAEEYLHYLKEHIIDYGFTIIE, from the coding sequence GTGCGGATCAAACAATTAGATTACATTATCAAAATCGTTGAATTAGGATCAGTCAATGAAGCAGCCAAGCATCTCTTCATTACGCAACCTAGCCTATCAAATGCCGTCAAGGAATTAGAACAGGAGATGGGTATCCAAATTTTCCAGCGAACACAAAAAGGGATGGTGCTCACGACAGAAGGCACGGAGTTTTTAGCTTATGCCAGACAGATTTTAGAGCAAGTAGACCTTCTTGAGGAAAAATACAAAGGAACAGATAGGCGGCGACGATTATTTTCTGTTTCTGCCCAGCACTATGCATTTGCTGTCCACGCATTCGTTCAGCTGATTCGTTCTTATGAAGAAAATGAATATGAGTTTACCTTTAGAGAGACACAGACGAATAATATTATTGAAGATGTCAGTACCTTCCATAGTGAACTGGGCATTCTATATCTCAATGCCTTCAATGAAAAAGTGATACGAAAACTTTTAAAAGAAAAACAATTGGCTTTTCATCCATTATTTCTGGCGGAACCTCATGTTTTCGTTAGTAAGAAAAATCCTTTGGTGGGAAAAAAATCAGTGACTTTAGCTGATCTAGAAGATTTTCCATACTTGTCTTTTGAACAAGGTCGCGTCAATTCATTTCATTTTTCTGAAGAAATACTAAGTACGTTGTACCACAAAAAAAGTATTCGGGTCAGTGACCGTGCAACTTTGTTCAATTTTTTGATCGGTCTTGATGGATACACGATCAGCTCTGGTGTTTTAAGTCGAGAATTAAATGATGAGAACATTGTCGCATTGCCTTTAGAGGTCGATGAAACAATGGAACTTGGATGGATCCATCCCATTCAAAAATCTTTATCTCCAATGGCAGAAGAATATTTACATTATTTGAAAGAGCATATTATCGATTATGGTTTTACGATTATTGAATAA
- the rlmN gene encoding 23S rRNA (adenine(2503)-C(2))-methyltransferase RlmN, which produces MEKASIYGLTKEELIAWFIDHGEKKFRATQVWEWLYIKRVTDFKEMTNLSKELISLLEENFIINPLRQVIIQEAKDGTVKYLFELPDKNMIETVLMRQEYGLSVCVTTQVGCNIGCTFCASGLLKKQRDLTAGEIVAQIMLVQHYFDQRGQGERVSHVVVMGIGEPFDNYDNLMNFLHTINDAKGLAIGARHITVSTSGLVPKIKEFADNGLQVNLAISLHAPNNEVRTSIMRINRSFPIEKLMEAVDEYIEKTNRRITFEYIMLSHVNDRPEHAQQLADLLKNKKKLTYVNLIPYNPVSEHDQYSRSDKADVLKFYDVLKKNGINCVIRKEHGTDIDAACGQLRSKQIKKAEKKAEKSV; this is translated from the coding sequence ATGGAAAAAGCATCCATTTATGGTTTAACAAAAGAGGAATTGATTGCATGGTTCATCGATCATGGCGAGAAAAAATTCCGAGCGACTCAAGTATGGGAATGGCTGTATATCAAACGAGTGACAGATTTCAAAGAAATGACGAATTTATCTAAAGAGTTGATCAGTCTTTTAGAAGAAAATTTTATCATCAACCCATTGCGTCAAGTGATCATTCAAGAAGCAAAAGATGGTACTGTGAAATATCTATTTGAATTACCTGACAAAAATATGATCGAAACGGTTTTGATGCGCCAAGAATACGGATTATCTGTCTGTGTAACGACTCAAGTTGGCTGTAATATTGGCTGTACGTTTTGCGCAAGTGGACTCTTAAAGAAACAGCGGGATTTAACAGCAGGAGAAATCGTTGCACAAATTATGCTGGTTCAGCACTATTTTGACCAGCGCGGACAAGGTGAGCGAGTGAGTCATGTTGTGGTTATGGGGATCGGTGAGCCATTTGATAATTACGATAATTTGATGAACTTTTTACATACGATCAATGATGCGAAGGGATTAGCGATTGGTGCACGCCATATCACTGTTTCAACAAGCGGTTTAGTGCCTAAGATCAAAGAATTTGCGGATAATGGCCTACAAGTCAATCTAGCTATCTCCTTACATGCACCAAATAATGAGGTTCGGACGTCGATCATGAGAATCAACCGTAGCTTCCCGATCGAAAAATTGATGGAAGCAGTTGATGAATATATCGAGAAAACGAATCGACGAATCACGTTTGAATATATTATGCTAAGTCATGTGAATGATCGACCAGAACATGCCCAACAATTAGCTGATCTATTGAAAAACAAAAAGAAACTAACCTATGTGAACCTGATTCCATATAATCCAGTCAGTGAACATGATCAATATAGCAGAAGCGACAAAGCAGATGTGCTGAAGTTTTACGATGTCCTTAAGAAAAATGGCATCAACTGTGTGATCAGAAAAGAACATGGGACAGATATCGATGCTGCCTGTGGACAATTAAGAAGTAAGCAAATAAAAAAGGCTGAAAAAAAAGCTGAGAAAAGCGTTTAG
- a CDS encoding ABC transporter permease, producing MNFSQFVIRNTVRNKHLYMAYFLSTLFSVMVFFTFTVFAFHPSLSDGLNQQAKIGMLSAAIIIYGFAFFFVLYSMDVFIQSRKKEFGLLMIQGMSPKQLKKMIFIENLVIGFFATIIGSLAGIGFSQLILWLSNKMMHLNFGFYFPIQALGLTIISFSILFLAISFFIQFRLPKLSLQELLKAGDLGKGTFKNSRIKALLAVLLIGIGYAVALLVKGMMVPVVMLPVIFLVVVGTRFLFNQLSVSIIERLKKKQTIFWKKTNMVVFSDLAFRMKDNARSFFLVSIISTVAFAAIGTLYGFQNMILDAMNQETFEFQITGPAEETAQIKQDFSKLLSEKGISVDEGELTEYVNADNISFVKESNYNQLAKIVNKPTIKTNGQAVQLLPQNAVDMENAAVQEVNLPDGSTVAVEKQEKTAVVSAYGTKVVVPDDTNLEALEQQTMTVWQPKNTGYDELVSIGKFQDKNMPFMAKSYSKQMITDQYAPFLFVGIFIGIVFFVSAGSFLYFRLYSDMDVDVEKFKMIYKMGLAKKELKKMIYQQVGILFFTPIIISVIHGAVALTAMYHMFDQGMQLAGWQVLGVFILIQVVYYLVARIFYFKKVYHLVQS from the coding sequence GTGAATTTTAGTCAATTTGTTATTCGAAATACGGTGAGAAATAAACATTTATACATGGCTTATTTCTTAAGTACTCTTTTTTCAGTGATGGTCTTTTTCACATTTACAGTTTTTGCTTTTCATCCATCATTATCTGATGGCTTGAATCAACAAGCTAAAATTGGCATGTTATCTGCAGCTATCATTATTTACGGATTTGCTTTCTTTTTCGTGTTGTACTCGATGGATGTATTTATTCAATCCAGAAAAAAAGAATTTGGTCTTTTGATGATTCAAGGAATGAGTCCAAAACAGTTGAAGAAAATGATCTTTATTGAAAATCTAGTCATCGGTTTTTTTGCAACAATCATTGGTAGTCTCGCTGGAATCGGATTTTCTCAACTGATTTTGTGGTTGAGTAATAAAATGATGCATTTGAATTTTGGTTTTTATTTCCCAATACAGGCGCTTGGGTTGACGATTATTTCATTTAGTATTTTGTTTTTGGCGATCTCATTTTTCATTCAGTTCCGTTTACCAAAATTGAGCTTACAAGAATTATTGAAAGCAGGAGATCTAGGTAAGGGGACATTCAAAAATTCCCGCATAAAAGCATTACTAGCAGTTTTATTGATCGGTATTGGTTATGCTGTGGCCCTTTTAGTCAAAGGTATGATGGTGCCTGTTGTGATGCTTCCAGTTATTTTCTTGGTGGTTGTTGGGACACGTTTTTTATTCAACCAATTAAGCGTATCGATTATTGAACGCTTGAAAAAGAAACAAACGATTTTTTGGAAGAAAACAAATATGGTGGTTTTTTCCGATCTTGCCTTTCGGATGAAAGACAATGCACGTTCCTTTTTCTTGGTTTCAATCATTTCGACGGTTGCTTTTGCAGCAATCGGGACATTATATGGTTTTCAAAACATGATTTTAGATGCAATGAATCAGGAAACCTTTGAATTTCAAATTACTGGTCCTGCTGAAGAGACAGCCCAAATCAAACAAGACTTTTCTAAACTTCTATCAGAGAAGGGAATCAGTGTTGATGAGGGAGAATTGACAGAATATGTGAATGCTGACAATATTAGCTTTGTCAAAGAATCGAATTATAATCAATTAGCAAAAATAGTCAATAAACCAACCATTAAAACCAATGGACAAGCTGTTCAACTATTGCCGCAGAACGCTGTAGATATGGAAAATGCGGCTGTACAAGAAGTTAACTTACCAGATGGTTCAACGGTAGCAGTTGAAAAACAAGAAAAAACAGCGGTGGTTTCTGCTTATGGGACAAAAGTTGTTGTTCCTGACGATACAAACTTAGAAGCTCTGGAACAGCAGACGATGACTGTATGGCAACCTAAAAACACCGGCTATGATGAATTAGTTTCAATTGGAAAATTCCAAGATAAGAACATGCCGTTTATGGCTAAAAGCTATTCTAAACAAATGATCACTGACCAATATGCACCGTTTCTATTTGTCGGTATTTTTATCGGAATCGTCTTTTTCGTTTCGGCTGGAAGCTTTTTATACTTTAGATTGTACAGTGATATGGATGTAGACGTAGAAAAATTCAAAATGATCTACAAAATGGGATTAGCGAAAAAAGAATTGAAGAAGATGATTTATCAGCAAGTTGGTATTCTCTTTTTCACGCCGATCATTATTTCCGTGATCCATGGAGCAGTTGCGTTGACAGCCATGTATCATATGTTTGATCAAGGAATGCAACTGGCGGGCTGGCAGGTTTTAGGCGTCTTTATTCTGATTCAGGTCGTGTATTATTTAGTTGCTCGTATTTTTTATTTTAAAAAAGTTTATCATCTGGTTCAATCTTGA
- a CDS encoding ABC transporter ATP-binding protein: MLQVENLSKTYGEEIKYEALKDLNLTVNDGEFIGIMGPSGSGKSTFLNLLATIDQPTSGHILLNGKDPNQLNQEQIAKFRRRELGFIFQSFNLMPTLTVEENIVLPLTLDGEKISVMKKQLNRLADRLGIASLLKKRIAEISGGQAQRVAVARAMIHQPQLLLADEPTGNLDTKSSKDVMQLLQQLNENEQATILMVTHDPLAASYCKRIVFIKDGQLVDEIHHLGNQKIFYDEIMMKLAEIEGVDSEF; this comes from the coding sequence ATGTTACAAGTAGAAAACCTATCTAAAACATATGGAGAAGAAATCAAATATGAAGCGTTAAAAGACTTGAACTTAACTGTAAATGATGGTGAGTTTATCGGAATTATGGGGCCTTCAGGAAGTGGGAAAAGTACCTTTTTGAACCTTTTAGCAACGATCGATCAACCTACTTCTGGACATATTTTACTAAACGGTAAAGATCCCAATCAGTTGAATCAAGAACAAATTGCTAAATTTAGACGCAGAGAATTAGGATTTATTTTTCAAAGTTTCAATTTGATGCCAACATTGACGGTGGAAGAAAATATTGTATTGCCATTGACTTTAGATGGGGAAAAAATTTCTGTGATGAAAAAACAATTGAATCGTTTAGCGGATCGTTTAGGAATAGCTAGTTTACTGAAGAAAAGAATCGCAGAAATATCCGGCGGACAAGCACAACGTGTAGCAGTTGCTAGAGCAATGATCCATCAGCCACAATTACTTTTAGCCGATGAACCTACAGGGAACCTTGATACGAAATCGTCAAAAGATGTTATGCAGCTATTGCAGCAGTTGAATGAAAATGAGCAGGCAACGATTTTGATGGTTACTCATGATCCATTGGCAGCTAGTTATTGTAAACGAATTGTTTTCATCAAAGACGGCCAATTGGTCGACGAAATTCATCATTTAGGGAATCAAAAAATATTTTATGATGAGATTATGATGAAATTAGCTGAGATTGAAGGTGTCGATAGTGAATTTTAG